The following coding sequences are from one Micropterus dolomieu isolate WLL.071019.BEF.003 ecotype Adirondacks unplaced genomic scaffold, ASM2129224v1 contig_8767, whole genome shotgun sequence window:
- the ndufa1 gene encoding NADH dehydrogenase [ubiquinone] 1 alpha subcomplex subunit 1, which yields MWYEILPSFAIMTACLIIPGVATAQIHKFTNGGKEKRIARAPWQWYLMERDKRVSGTGQYFDSKGLENIH from the exons ATGTGGTATGAAATTCTGCCTAGCTTCGCCATCATGACCGCGTGTCTGATCATCCCTGGCGTCGCCACCGCACAGATCCACAAGTTTACCAACGGAGGGAAG GAAAAGAGAATCGCTCGGGCTCCGTGGCAATGGTACCTGATGGAGAGAGACAAGCGAGTGTCAGGAACAGGACAGTACTTTGACTCCAAG GGACTTGAGAACATCCACTGA